One window of the Phycisphaerae bacterium genome contains the following:
- a CDS encoding GNAT family N-acetyltransferase, with protein MSAGVQLVVTIDSDGREIIIGGGRYVAFDLNGSRGAEIAFIVEEDYHGLGVAGSLLRHLTRIAREKGVSRFDAEVLTTNRAMLSVFRRSRLPMTETQAEDVIHVTLFLADKT; from the coding sequence GTGAGCGCGGGGGTCCAGTTGGTGGTGACCATCGACTCCGATGGGAGAGAGATCATCATCGGCGGTGGCCGCTATGTGGCCTTCGACCTGAACGGCTCGCGCGGGGCAGAGATCGCGTTCATCGTCGAGGAAGACTACCACGGACTTGGAGTCGCTGGGTCCCTTCTGAGACACCTGACCCGCATCGCACGAGAGAAGGGCGTCAGCAGGTTCGACGCGGAAGTGCTTACGACAAACAGGGCCATGCTCTCCGTCTTCCGACGGAGCAGGCTCCCGATGACGGAAACACAAGCCGAGGACGTCATTCACGTGACGTTGTTCCTCGCTGACAAGACGTAG
- a CDS encoding cyclic nucleotide-binding domain-containing protein, translated as MMTHPQLVEFLRQRVGLCMHFSDDRLDRLVKESRVVSYEPDEAVVEFGEDAAFLGVLIEGDLAVSVLGDGGQRQVIGRFKSGDTFGEMALMSGDKTMADFIAETRKGQLRCRVLPGEPQQRPASCA; from the coding sequence ATGATGACACATCCGCAACTCGTCGAGTTCCTCAGGCAGCGGGTCGGTCTCTGCATGCATTTCTCCGACGACCGACTTGATCGACTGGTCAAGGAATCGCGAGTCGTTTCGTACGAGCCTGACGAGGCCGTCGTTGAGTTCGGCGAGGACGCCGCTTTCCTTGGCGTTCTGATCGAGGGCGATCTGGCGGTCTCCGTCCTCGGCGACGGCGGCCAGCGTCAGGTCATTGGGCGGTTCAAAAGCGGCGACACGTTCGGCGAGATGGCCTTGATGAGCGGCGACAAGACCATGGCCGACTTCATCGCCGAGACGCGCAAAGGACAGCTACGGTGTCGGGTACTTCCTGGCGAACCTCAGCAACGACCTGCCAGCTGTGCTTAG
- a CDS encoding carbohydrate porin yields MANLSNDLPAVLRASDEQGVEAYDNIGVTPWLHVSPDLQVIVRPGGGFQDRETPLVCGLRMHMTF; encoded by the coding sequence CTGGCGAACCTCAGCAACGACCTGCCAGCTGTGCTTAGAGCGTCCGACGAGCAGGGGGTCGAAGCCTACGACAACATCGGGGTCACGCCGTGGCTGCACGTCAGTCCCGATTTGCAGGTGATCGTTCGCCCCGGCGGCGGTTTCCAGGATCGAGAGACGCCCTTGGTATGTGGCCTGAGAATGCACATGACTTTCTAG